From the genome of Alicyclobacillus sp. SO9:
TGACTTCCTCATCGCTGGCATCAGGTTTCGCATAACGAATATTGTCGAGAATCGATCCCGAAAAAATAAAGGTGTCCTGCAACACGATGCCCATTTGCATTCGCAGCGAATCTGACTGCACCCTTCGGATATCCTTCCCGTCGATGAGAATTCGCCCGCCAGTCGGGTCATAAAAGCGTGCCAGCAGATTCACAACGGTACTTTTGCCGGCACCTGTGTGCCCAACAAGTGCAATAGTTTGACCTGGACGCGCGGTAAATGAAATTTGATGTAAAGCTTTTCTCTCATTGTCATAGGCAAAATCAACGTTGTCGAACTTCACTTCACCCTCAATCCGAGACAACGGTTTCGCGTTCACGTCGTCGATGACTGCCGGACGTGTATCCAGATACTGAAAAATCCGTTCGGATGAAGCCATTGCTACAAGCAATTGATTGTAAAGCTGTCCCAATTGAGAAATCGGAGGCCAGAAGTTGCCCAGGTAGTTGGCAAAAGCGACTAACAAACCCACAGTAACGATGTCTGCTCTCAGCAGATGAACGCCGTACCAGAAGAGCACCACACTGCCGATGGCTCCGGTGACTTCAACGAGCGGACCAAACAAGATGCTGCGCCTCTGTGCTCGTAAAAAGTGATTGACATAATCCTGGTTCATATTGCGGAAAAAATGCTGATTCTCTTCTTGCCGTACATAAGCCTCTGTCACCCGCATCCCCTGAATGCTTTCGGCCAAGTGGGCATTAATACGGGAGAGACGGATACGGACAGACTGCCACGCCCTGCGAATTCGAATGGTGAGTCTAGTAGAAAGTACAAACATCAACGGTACGACTACCATGGTGAGGAGTGCGAGACGTGCGTTCAATGTCAGCATGATGATAATGATGCCAGCCAAGTTGAAGAAGTTGGTGATACTGTTCACAACACCGTTGGTGAACAAGTCTTGCAGGCGATTGACATCATTCATAATTCGTACCAGCACAGACCCTGCCGGTCTGGCGTCAAAGAAACTTAACGATAAGCTTTGAACATGTGTAAACAACTCTTTACGGAGACTATGAATGGCCCGCTGGCCAAGTAGATTTGTTAAATAGATTTGAAACCTTGTTGAGAGCAGGTTCAAGAGATACAACAGTAATAGAATACCGCACTCGATATACAGCCGCTGTGTGTTGTCCTTGCTGATGGCCGTATCAATTACTACCCCCACCATGTAGGGTCCTGCCAATTTCACTGCGACACCGGCAAGGGTTGCCAAAAGCGCTGCAGCGATGAGCTTGGGAAAGCCTGCTACGTATGACATCAAACGCTGAATTTCATGCCACTGAAATCTCTTTTCAAGTGCTTCGTCATCCTTGTATATAAATGGCGCTCGCAATGGATTCTCACCGCGGAACTCAGTCATGAACGATTCCCCCTTCCAGTCGATCCAACAGCATTCCCGTGGTTCTCCAGACTTTCGAAATCCTGAAATTGCATCGAGAAGATTTCCTGATACAACCCTTCCTGCCGCAATAGTTCATCATGGACGCCTCTCTGCACAATCCTTCCGCCGTCAATGACGAAAATCTGATTTGCTCGCTTCAGAGTTGAAATCCTGTGAGCAATGACAAAGGTGGTCCTGTCCCGCAGTACGCGCTGCAATGCCTGTTGAATCTCATACTCCGTTTCCATATCCACCGCACTGGTAGCGTCATCCAATATCAAAATGGACGGATCCTGTAAAATTGCCCGAGCCAGCGCAATCCGCTGCTTCTGACCGCCGGACAGGCCCATTCCCCGTTCTCCGACTAACGTATAGTACCCGTCAGGCATCTGTGAAATAAATTCCTCGGCGTCAGCAATCGCCGCGGCTCTGCGTACATCCTCCATGGATGCATCAGGCCGACCGTATGCGATATTCGCAAAAATGGTTGTTGAAAACAGGAAAGGTTCCTGAAAGACCATTGCAATACTGCGACGAAGTTCCTGGATATCCCACTCTCGTACATCCTTGTCATCAATCCGTACGTTGCCTTTGCTCACGTCATAGAAACGGGGCAGGAGGTTCACCAAAGTGGATTTCCCTGCACCAGTCAGTCCCAGCAAAGCTACTGTTTCTCCCGGCTGAACCTCGACTTGAATGTCTTTGAGTACAGTTTCATCTCCATAGGTGACGGAGACATTGTCAAACGACACCTTTCCTGCCACCTTGCGCTTGTCAACGGCGGATCCTGCGGCCTGTTCAGAGTGAGGCCGGTCGACAGGCTCAATGTCGTTCTCGGCCTCAAGCAGCTCCAGCAGTCTGTCCCCCGCAGCGACCGCCTGGGTCAAGTTATTTAAAAAGAAACCCAATTGAGCCATGGGCCAGATAATCGTCCACAGGATGCTGAGAAAAGCAACGAGATCGCCTAAATTCATGACCCGTTTCATGACCAGCAGGCCGCCGATGAATAAAATCAAAACGACTCCAAAGTTGCCGATGGACTCCATTAACGGAAAGTATCTACGCCACAGTACGGCGGTTCCGATGTTTGCATCAAAGTAGGCATCATTGCGGTCGCCAAACTTTCCAATTTCATGGGGCTCTTGTGCAAACGACTTGACCGTTCTCATTCCCATTAAGTTTTCCTGTACACCTGAGTTGAGCGTACCAAGAGAAACGCGTACACGGGAAAAGGCCGGTCGAAGATGGCTGCCGAAGCGGATAGCAATGAAGGCCAGTATTGGCATCAGCCCAATCAACACAAGGGCAAGCCAGACGTTCAGATAGAGCATAAAACCAATGCTGAAACAGACGAGCAGAAACAGGTTCATTAAGTTATTGATGCCGAAAGAGAGAAACATGCGGACGGCATCGAGATCGGCAGTTAAACGGGACATTAAATCGCCCGTGTGCATATCATCAAGAAACGTAAAGGACTGGTGATTCAGCTTGTGGTAGAGTGCATTGCGCAGGTCGAACCCAGTCAAACTGCCAAACACCTGGGAACTATAGGCTTGCCCAAACTGAAAGACACCTTTGACAATGGCAGCCGCAAGAATAGCTCCAACCAGCCACGGCAGTTCTCCATAGTGGTGATTTTCAATGACTTGGTTGACAATTGTCCGCAACAAATAGGGATAAGCAATTCCCAGACCGGCAGCAAAAACCAACAAAAACAGCCCCAAGTACAAGAACCGGATATGAGGCATGTAAAATCGACTGAGCCGTCGAAGGGAAACTTTCATCTGATGTCACCTCATTCAGAAAATATGGATGATTACTAATCAAGACAGGATAGAACATTCCCTATGCCATGACACCGACTTCATGACATAGGGAACCCGCTTGTAAAGCGCGCATAACAACAGCCTGGCCGTCCGTATACAGTTAACATACACACTGGGAAACATAGATAAGAGTTTCGAAGACGAATGACCAACTTGGCTTGACGAAGGAACTGCGTTCACAAAAGCGTGCGAATTTCCACTCTGACTATTTTAGCATGATTTTCACCAATATGATAAAATTCACACTTCTATTCCGAACAGAGCAAGTTATATTTCGTAAGATTGCCGTCAAACTTCTGGTATAATGCTGAACTTAGAAAGGACTGAGCATGAATTGACTTCAAACTGCTTCACCTCATTCTCTGAACAACGGCCGCAATGATTTGGCGACTTCGCAACCTCTACTTCTTCATCGGTATCAGCATTGGTGTTTTTCTTCCATATATATCAATACTGTTAAAACACGACGGTGTCTCCAACACGACCTTAGGGTTACTTATGTCCATGGGGATTCTCGCAGCCATGATTGCGCAGCCACTGTGGGGATGGCTAAGCGACAAATTCGGCATTGCGCGGTTTATTCTTGTTGTCGTATTCTTGGTCCCTGCTTCCTTTGCGATGTTTTTTAACGCTCACGTACTGTTCCTTCTGGCACTCATTAATGTGCTGTACTTTACGATTAAGTCTCCACAATTCTCTGTCGT
Proteins encoded in this window:
- a CDS encoding ABC transporter ATP-binding protein, whose translation is MTEFRGENPLRAPFIYKDDEALEKRFQWHEIQRLMSYVAGFPKLIAAALLATLAGVAVKLAGPYMVGVVIDTAISKDNTQRLYIECGILLLLYLLNLLSTRFQIYLTNLLGQRAIHSLRKELFTHVQSLSLSFFDARPAGSVLVRIMNDVNRLQDLFTNGVVNSITNFFNLAGIIIIMLTLNARLALLTMVVVPLMFVLSTRLTIRIRRAWQSVRIRLSRINAHLAESIQGMRVTEAYVRQEENQHFFRNMNQDYVNHFLRAQRRSILFGPLVEVTGAIGSVVLFWYGVHLLRADIVTVGLLVAFANYLGNFWPPISQLGQLYNQLLVAMASSERIFQYLDTRPAVIDDVNAKPLSRIEGEVKFDNVDFAYDNERKALHQISFTARPGQTIALVGHTGAGKSTVVNLLARFYDPTGGRILIDGKDIRRVQSDSLRMQMGIVLQDTFIFSGSILDNIRYAKPDASDEEVIRAAKAVYADEFIERMEDGYQTEVRERGSRLSMGQRQLISFARAILADPRVLMLDEATASIDTHTEHLVQKGLEALLAGRTAFVVAHRLSTIRGADQILVFDHGEIVERGSHSELMQSQGHYFHLVEAQYQFLA
- a CDS encoding ABC transporter ATP-binding protein, yielding MKVSLRRLSRFYMPHIRFLYLGLFLLVFAAGLGIAYPYLLRTIVNQVIENHHYGELPWLVGAILAAAIVKGVFQFGQAYSSQVFGSLTGFDLRNALYHKLNHQSFTFLDDMHTGDLMSRLTADLDAVRMFLSFGINNLMNLFLLVCFSIGFMLYLNVWLALVLIGLMPILAFIAIRFGSHLRPAFSRVRVSLGTLNSGVQENLMGMRTVKSFAQEPHEIGKFGDRNDAYFDANIGTAVLWRRYFPLMESIGNFGVVLILFIGGLLVMKRVMNLGDLVAFLSILWTIIWPMAQLGFFLNNLTQAVAAGDRLLELLEAENDIEPVDRPHSEQAAGSAVDKRKVAGKVSFDNVSVTYGDETVLKDIQVEVQPGETVALLGLTGAGKSTLVNLLPRFYDVSKGNVRIDDKDVREWDIQELRRSIAMVFQEPFLFSTTIFANIAYGRPDASMEDVRRAAAIADAEEFISQMPDGYYTLVGERGMGLSGGQKQRIALARAILQDPSILILDDATSAVDMETEYEIQQALQRVLRDRTTFVIAHRISTLKRANQIFVIDGGRIVQRGVHDELLRQEGLYQEIFSMQFQDFESLENHGNAVGSTGRGNRS